A DNA window from Thiopseudomonas alkaliphila contains the following coding sequences:
- the lexA gene encoding transcriptional repressor LexA: MKLTKRQAEILAFLKEWIEQNGYPPTRAEISQALGFRSPNAAEDHLRALARKQAIEMIPGASRGIRIIEDELTAAPDLSLALNDHELPIIGQVAAGQPILAQEHIETTCAISPDFFKPKADYLLRVKGSSMQDIGILDGDLLAVHKTQQAKNGDIVVARIDNEVTVKRFKREGNTVWLIAENQDFAPIEIDLSHEELVIEGLSVGVIRH, translated from the coding sequence ATGAAGCTAACTAAGCGCCAAGCAGAAATATTGGCATTTCTCAAAGAGTGGATTGAGCAAAACGGCTACCCACCGACTCGCGCTGAAATCTCCCAAGCTCTTGGTTTTCGCTCGCCCAATGCAGCTGAAGATCATTTACGCGCACTGGCCCGAAAGCAAGCAATTGAAATGATTCCTGGTGCCTCGCGTGGCATTCGCATCATTGAAGATGAACTAACAGCAGCGCCTGATCTTAGCTTGGCCCTTAACGATCATGAGCTGCCAATTATTGGTCAAGTAGCTGCCGGACAACCCATTTTAGCCCAAGAACATATTGAAACTACCTGTGCAATTAGCCCTGACTTTTTTAAACCCAAAGCTGATTATTTGCTGCGCGTTAAAGGCAGCAGTATGCAAGACATTGGCATCTTAGACGGTGATTTGCTGGCAGTGCATAAAACCCAACAAGCAAAAAATGGCGACATTGTTGTAGCCCGCATCGATAACGAAGTCACCGTTAAGCGCTTTAAGCGCGAAGGCAATACCGTTTGGTTAATTGCTGAAAACCAAGATTTCGCCCCGATTGAAATTGATCTAAGCCATGAAGAGTTAGTGATAGAAGGCTTAAGTGTCGGTGTGATCAGGCACTAA
- a CDS encoding HAMP domain-containing histidine kinase: MTLLQRWHTGTIHRHTLIVSLVPALLIATLLTTYFTYSRFQDLQQGLLTTGQLLANQIAPAAAYGVESGNFAYLQTLVSAASSTQYVRCINVYNQDNQKIASITKSCPDYKQSFKFDAPIYQHSTEPDTHEAATPPIPKQKKLLGRVVVVMTDVQLRKEQQQSLLQASLLNGFAFMLTLLLAHALSRSLSLPLKRMSYSLKAMQQGNYSPVKVTRYTGEIGELANNINRLAADLSQAKKDQQIQLLQATKALEEAEHANRSKSDFLAMMSHELRTPMNGILGMLQLLETTEQSSEQKEYTQFATTSGQQLLQVINNILDFSRLEHHAIGLEYLSFNLKELFDQAFKPFELEAKRRKLDFSVTYSPLARDSFLLGDPTRIKQVLVNLVSNAFKFTEHGFIKVSCQAFMKNKHSLDLAIKVTDSGIGIAKSRIKYMFDAFSQADSSISRRYGGTGLGLSISHSLAVQMGGTLTCSSQEQVGTLFMLKIPLQIDQAKTQE; encoded by the coding sequence ATGACTCTTTTACAGCGCTGGCATACCGGAACTATTCACCGCCATACCTTAATTGTCAGCTTAGTCCCTGCATTATTAATTGCTACTTTACTAACGACTTACTTTACTTACTCACGCTTCCAAGACTTACAGCAAGGCCTACTCACTACTGGTCAGTTATTAGCTAACCAGATTGCTCCAGCTGCTGCGTATGGCGTGGAATCTGGTAATTTTGCTTATTTACAAACTTTAGTTAGTGCCGCCTCCAGTACCCAGTATGTGCGTTGTATTAATGTCTATAATCAAGACAATCAAAAAATTGCATCCATCACAAAAAGCTGCCCTGATTACAAACAATCTTTTAAGTTTGACGCTCCTATTTACCAGCACTCCACTGAGCCGGATACCCATGAGGCAGCTACGCCCCCCATTCCTAAACAAAAAAAACTGCTAGGAAGAGTCGTTGTAGTGATGACTGACGTTCAGTTACGCAAGGAACAGCAACAAAGCTTATTGCAAGCCAGCTTATTAAATGGCTTTGCTTTTATGCTAACTTTATTATTAGCTCATGCACTATCACGTAGCCTATCTTTGCCCTTAAAACGCATGAGTTACTCTCTAAAAGCCATGCAGCAAGGGAATTACAGCCCAGTTAAAGTTACACGCTATACCGGTGAAATTGGCGAACTAGCTAACAATATTAATCGACTGGCTGCAGACCTAAGCCAAGCCAAAAAAGATCAGCAGATTCAGTTACTGCAAGCCACTAAAGCCTTGGAAGAAGCTGAACATGCGAACCGCAGTAAATCAGACTTTTTAGCTATGATGAGCCATGAATTGCGTACGCCAATGAACGGCATTTTAGGCATGCTACAGCTACTTGAAACCACTGAGCAAAGCAGTGAGCAAAAAGAATACACCCAGTTTGCCACCACTTCAGGCCAACAGTTGCTACAAGTCATTAATAATATTCTTGATTTTTCCCGTCTCGAGCATCATGCCATCGGCTTAGAGTATTTATCCTTTAACTTGAAAGAGTTATTTGATCAAGCCTTTAAGCCATTTGAGTTAGAAGCTAAGCGGCGTAAGCTCGATTTCAGCGTAACTTATAGCCCCCTAGCCCGCGATAGCTTCTTACTGGGCGACCCGACACGTATTAAGCAGGTGTTAGTCAACCTAGTCAGTAATGCCTTTAAATTTACCGAACACGGCTTTATTAAAGTCAGCTGCCAAGCCTTTATGAAAAATAAGCACAGCTTGGATTTAGCCATTAAGGTGACCGATAGCGGCATTGGTATTGCTAAAAGCCGTATTAAGTATATGTTTGATGCCTTTAGCCAAGCCGACAGCTCTATTTCTAGGCGTTATGGTGGCACCGGATTGGGTCTATCTATCTCCCATAGTTTGGCCGTACAAATGGGCGGCACCCTGACCTGCTCTAGCCAAGAGCAAGTAGGCACACTGTTTATGCTGAAAATTCCGCTACAAATTGATCAGGCCAAAACACAGGAATAA
- a CDS encoding cell division inhibitor SulA: protein MQNLNSNRVVQSLPLSILRKPALNQSLPLGEPKLGLAQEAFSELIISGGKQQFLALLAPVLQSLSHEQADRWLTLVAPPETISNQWLRSIGVNPQKTMVISDRSPAKVMKILRQTLSLGLSHTVVSWIDVMPEGLKQQLSRQAAYTQSKWLNIKHPFTLAC from the coding sequence ATGCAAAACTTAAACAGCAATCGTGTGGTGCAGAGCCTGCCCCTGTCAATTTTGCGCAAACCAGCACTCAATCAAAGCCTGCCGCTTGGTGAACCCAAATTAGGCCTAGCTCAAGAGGCCTTTAGCGAGCTGATTATCAGTGGTGGCAAGCAGCAGTTTTTAGCGCTGTTAGCACCCGTATTACAGTCCTTAAGCCATGAACAAGCCGACCGCTGGTTAACCTTGGTCGCACCACCTGAAACCATCAGTAATCAGTGGCTCCGCTCGATTGGAGTCAATCCACAGAAAACCATGGTGATCAGCGATCGCTCACCAGCAAAAGTGATGAAAATTTTACGCCAAACCCTGAGCTTAGGGTTAAGCCATACCGTGGTTAGCTGGATTGATGTGATGCCTGAAGGTCTAAAACAACAGCTCAGTCGTCAGGCGGCTTACACCCAAAGCAAGTGGCTTAATATTAAGCATCCCTTCACTCTCGCCTGCTAG
- a CDS encoding peptidoglycan DD-metalloendopeptidase family protein: MKNKWFSMDLINHQGGAVSRAKTAGISRPLLISALVSLLGVTACSNNARVQVVDRQHAVPAVTSGQYRVQRGDTLYSIATRHGWNWKALASLNGIAAPYNINPGQVIRFSGQAQPVTPVRRPATVVTTPAKTTPAKTAPQTTVSRPVVSQPTTTTKPTPAPSSSASVSTAAVSSKGWRWPASGQVVGRFSGANKGIDIAGNAGDPIVSASDGTVVYAGSGLVGYGELIIIKHSDVYLSAYGHNRRILVNEGQKVKSGQKIAEMGSTGTDTTKLHFEIRRQGKSVDPMPYLPTR; this comes from the coding sequence ATGAAGAACAAGTGGTTCAGTATGGATTTAATTAATCATCAAGGTGGTGCTGTGAGTCGAGCTAAAACCGCAGGTATATCGCGTCCGTTGCTGATTAGCGCCCTAGTCTCGTTACTAGGGGTGACGGCTTGTAGCAATAATGCAAGGGTACAGGTGGTCGATCGCCAGCATGCAGTGCCGGCTGTAACCAGTGGCCAGTACCGTGTACAGCGTGGTGACACCCTATACTCAATTGCTACGCGCCATGGTTGGAACTGGAAAGCCTTGGCCTCGCTCAATGGCATTGCTGCCCCTTACAACATTAACCCAGGGCAGGTGATTCGCTTTAGTGGCCAAGCGCAACCGGTAACACCCGTTAGACGGCCAGCTACGGTAGTAACTACTCCAGCTAAAACCACCCCTGCAAAAACAGCACCACAAACCACGGTTAGCCGTCCTGTGGTGAGTCAGCCGACCACGACTACTAAGCCGACGCCAGCCCCTAGTAGCTCGGCATCGGTCAGTACTGCTGCGGTTTCTAGCAAAGGTTGGCGTTGGCCGGCCAGTGGTCAAGTCGTTGGCCGTTTTTCGGGCGCCAATAAAGGCATTGATATTGCTGGCAATGCTGGCGATCCGATTGTCTCAGCCTCTGATGGAACCGTGGTGTACGCCGGTAGCGGATTGGTGGGCTACGGTGAGTTAATTATCATTAAGCACAGCGATGTGTACTTGAGTGCCTATGGGCATAACCGGCGCATTTTGGTCAATGAAGGGCAAAAGGTAAAATCGGGACAAAAAATTGCCGAGATGGGTTCTACCGGCACCGATACCACTAAATTGCACTTTGAAATTCGTCGTCAGGGCAAGTCCGTAGATCCAATGCCCTATTTGCCTACTCGTTAA
- a CDS encoding MFS transporter, giving the protein MPITVWGLAIAQALLTSGNILLVAVSALIGKQLAAHPLLITLPVAAQFLGLIAATIPAALLMQKLGRKVGFVLGNLIGLVGTWVALQGLEASSLYGFACGTLLIGMAIGVGQQYRFAALDLCSVEQRSRAIGIVMGGGVIAAVLGANLAIWSQNWADKPFVGAFYGLFAIYVVALLLISVLPLAKAVTVKPTDRVRSYAELFQQPLLIAAVASGVVGYAIMVLLMTATPLAMDHHEFPFEDVAIVIQWHVLGMFVPSFFTGWLIRKFSSRTVILWGCIILVICALINISGVSYWHYFSGLLLLGVGWNFTFIGATHLLSFTYSPAEQGKVQGINEFLVFSASAIGSLLAGQGVVLLGWAWLNWLSIPVVVAIAWLIWRLDEVKMTAKAQSAWQNPQA; this is encoded by the coding sequence TTGCCTATAACTGTATGGGGCCTTGCGATTGCCCAAGCTTTATTAACCTCAGGAAATATCTTATTAGTTGCAGTATCTGCCTTGATTGGTAAACAGCTCGCAGCGCATCCGCTATTAATTACTTTGCCTGTGGCCGCGCAGTTTTTGGGGCTCATTGCAGCCACCATTCCAGCGGCGCTACTGATGCAAAAACTCGGGCGCAAGGTCGGGTTTGTGTTAGGTAATCTGATTGGCTTAGTTGGTACTTGGGTGGCATTACAGGGATTAGAAGCTTCGAGCTTATACGGCTTTGCTTGCGGTACTTTATTGATCGGCATGGCTATTGGCGTCGGTCAGCAGTATCGTTTTGCTGCGCTAGATTTATGCAGTGTGGAGCAGCGTTCACGTGCGATTGGAATCGTGATGGGCGGCGGCGTAATTGCCGCAGTGCTGGGAGCGAACTTGGCCATTTGGTCGCAAAACTGGGCAGATAAGCCGTTTGTAGGTGCATTTTATGGCTTGTTTGCGATCTATGTGGTGGCGTTGCTGCTAATCAGTGTGTTGCCTTTGGCTAAAGCGGTGACGGTGAAGCCAACTGATCGGGTGCGCAGCTATGCTGAGCTGTTTCAGCAACCTTTACTTATTGCTGCGGTCGCTTCTGGGGTAGTGGGTTATGCGATTATGGTGCTGCTGATGACAGCAACCCCTTTAGCTATGGATCACCATGAATTTCCTTTTGAGGATGTGGCGATTGTGATTCAGTGGCATGTTCTGGGGATGTTTGTGCCGTCCTTTTTTACTGGCTGGCTGATTCGCAAGTTCTCATCGCGTACAGTGATTTTGTGGGGCTGCATTATTTTAGTGATCTGCGCGTTGATTAATATTTCAGGCGTTAGTTATTGGCACTATTTTAGCGGGCTATTGTTATTGGGCGTAGGCTGGAACTTTACTTTTATTGGCGCTACGCACTTACTCAGCTTCACTTATAGCCCGGCAGAGCAAGGTAAGGTGCAAGGCATTAACGAGTTTTTAGTCTTTAGTGCTTCAGCGATTGGCAGCTTACTGGCCGGACAGGGTGTCGTCCTGCTGGGCTGGGCTTGGTTAAATTGGCTCTCGATCCCAGTCGTTGTGGCCATTGCTTGGTTAATTTGGCGCTTAGATGAAGTGAAAATGACGGCAAAAGCGCAGTCGGCTTGGCAAAATCCCCAGGCCTAG
- a CDS encoding protein-L-isoaspartate(D-aspartate) O-methyltransferase — MSVSQIADRSRLALIEQLEQQGITHPDVLQAIYQVPRERFVDSAFNYRAYDNTALPIGHSQTISQPYTVALMTELLLAEGPLDKVLEIGTGSGYQTAVLTQLVERVFTVERIQPLQEQAKQRLAQLQQTNVVFRWGDGWQGWPAFAPFNGILVTAAADQLPLKLIEQLAVGGRLVIPIGSGQAQKLYLIRRQSHGYTQQAITPVYFVPMLSGIEH, encoded by the coding sequence TTGAGTGTGAGTCAAATTGCTGATCGCTCACGCCTTGCCTTAATTGAGCAGCTTGAGCAACAGGGAATTACCCATCCTGACGTGCTGCAGGCAATTTATCAGGTGCCACGCGAGCGTTTTGTGGACAGTGCGTTTAACTATCGAGCTTACGACAATACCGCTTTACCGATTGGTCATAGCCAAACTATTTCGCAGCCCTATACGGTTGCCCTCATGACGGAATTACTGCTTGCGGAAGGCCCTTTGGATAAAGTGCTAGAAATTGGCACTGGCTCAGGGTACCAAACGGCAGTATTAACCCAGTTAGTTGAACGGGTGTTTACTGTGGAGCGGATTCAGCCGTTGCAAGAGCAGGCTAAGCAACGGCTGGCGCAATTGCAGCAAACCAATGTGGTGTTTCGTTGGGGAGATGGTTGGCAAGGGTGGCCAGCGTTTGCACCCTTTAATGGAATTTTAGTGACCGCTGCTGCCGATCAGTTGCCGCTCAAACTAATTGAGCAGTTGGCTGTGGGTGGACGGCTAGTAATTCCAATCGGGAGCGGGCAAGCGCAAAAGCTTTATCTGATTCGTCGCCAAAGTCATGGTTATACTCAACAAGCCATAACTCCGGTTTATTTTGTGCCTATGTTGAGTGGGATTGAGCATTAA
- the surE gene encoding 5'/3'-nucleotidase SurE, translated as MHILISNDDGVFAPGLMALHEAVKDLADCQVIAPDRDRSGASSSLTLDQPLYPKSLANGFVGVNGTPTDCVHLGINGYFAQSFDLVISGINLGANLGDDVLYSGTVAAALEGRFLKRPAFAFSLTSRSPEHLPTAAHIARQLIQQQQAFNLPAHSILNVNIPNLPLTEIKGIKLTRLGHRLHAKPPVKFVNPRGKEGYWLSVAGGIEDGGEGTDFAAVQQGYVSVTPILVDRTHFEQLDSLSEWLEALL; from the coding sequence ATGCACATTTTAATTTCAAATGATGATGGGGTGTTTGCTCCTGGGCTGATGGCCTTGCATGAGGCAGTAAAGGATTTAGCAGACTGTCAAGTGATAGCGCCGGACCGTGATCGCAGCGGTGCCAGTAGCTCCTTGACTTTAGATCAGCCGCTGTATCCTAAGTCTTTAGCTAATGGTTTTGTTGGCGTGAATGGCACCCCCACCGATTGTGTCCACTTGGGGATTAATGGCTATTTTGCGCAATCATTCGACTTGGTGATCTCAGGTATCAATTTAGGCGCTAATTTAGGCGATGACGTGCTGTATTCCGGTACCGTAGCCGCGGCTTTAGAAGGGCGTTTTTTAAAGCGTCCAGCCTTTGCTTTTTCCTTAACTTCACGCAGCCCAGAACATTTACCAACCGCTGCCCATATTGCCCGTCAACTGATTCAACAGCAGCAAGCGTTTAATTTACCAGCGCACAGCATTTTAAATGTCAATATTCCAAATCTGCCGCTGACTGAAATTAAAGGCATAAAACTGACTCGTTTAGGTCATCGATTGCATGCAAAGCCGCCGGTGAAATTTGTCAATCCACGTGGCAAAGAAGGGTATTGGTTGTCGGTGGCCGGAGGCATTGAGGATGGCGGTGAGGGCACCGACTTTGCAGCAGTGCAGCAGGGGTATGTTTCAGTCACTCCGATCTTAGTTGACCGAACTCACTTTGAGCAGCTAGATAGCCTTAGTGAGTGGCTAGAGGCCTTACTTTGA
- the gltX gene encoding glutamate--tRNA ligase has translation MTIVRTRVAPSPTGDPHVGTAYIALFNMCFARQHGGQFILRIEDTDQLRSSKESEQQIYDALRWLGIEWDEGPDVGGPHGPYRQSERGEIYKKYSDELVAKGHAFPCFCSAERLDAVRAEQMANKQTPAYDGHCSHLDPSEAQARVAAGESHVIRMRVPTEGVCVVKDMLRGEVEIGWDRMDMQVLMKADGLPTYFLANVVDDHLMGITHVLRGEEWLPSAPKLIKLYEYFGWEQPVLCYMPLLRNPDKSKLSKRKNPTSITFYERMGFMPEAMLNYLGRMGWSMPDEREKFSLEEMIENFDLSRVSLGGPVFDIEKLSWLNGQWLRELSVEDFAQQVQQWAFNPEYLMQIAPHVQGRVETFSEIAPLANFFFTAGVPLNAELFAHKKLDEKQVRQVLQFVLWRLEAQRQWDKDAIMACIHEVGAALELKLRDIMPLMFPAITGSSSSVSVLDAMAILGPDLTRFRLRQALEFLGGASKKETKEWEKQYKLALA, from the coding sequence ATGACTATTGTTAGAACCCGTGTCGCTCCTTCTCCTACCGGTGATCCCCACGTAGGAACGGCTTATATTGCTTTGTTTAATATGTGTTTTGCGCGCCAGCACGGCGGCCAATTCATTTTGCGAATTGAAGACACCGACCAACTTCGCTCGAGCAAAGAGTCTGAACAACAGATTTACGATGCCTTACGTTGGTTAGGGATTGAATGGGATGAAGGCCCCGATGTCGGTGGTCCCCATGGCCCTTATCGTCAAAGTGAGCGCGGTGAAATCTATAAAAAATATTCAGATGAATTAGTCGCTAAGGGCCATGCCTTTCCGTGCTTCTGTTCTGCTGAACGCTTAGATGCGGTACGTGCCGAGCAAATGGCCAATAAGCAAACACCGGCCTATGATGGGCATTGCTCACATCTTGACCCGAGTGAAGCGCAAGCACGAGTAGCGGCAGGTGAATCCCACGTGATTCGGATGCGGGTACCGACCGAAGGGGTCTGCGTGGTTAAGGATATGCTGCGTGGCGAAGTCGAAATTGGCTGGGACCGCATGGATATGCAGGTGCTCATGAAAGCCGATGGGCTGCCTACTTACTTTTTAGCCAACGTAGTGGATGATCATCTGATGGGGATCACTCACGTGCTACGTGGCGAAGAGTGGCTGCCTTCGGCGCCGAAGTTAATTAAGCTGTATGAGTATTTTGGCTGGGAACAGCCTGTATTGTGCTATATGCCGCTGCTGCGTAACCCTGATAAAAGTAAGCTCTCTAAGCGTAAAAACCCAACCTCAATTACGTTTTATGAGCGTATGGGTTTTATGCCAGAAGCCATGCTGAACTACTTGGGGCGTATGGGCTGGTCGATGCCCGATGAGCGTGAAAAATTTAGCCTTGAAGAAATGATTGAAAACTTCGACTTAAGCCGTGTTTCCTTAGGTGGCCCGGTGTTTGATATTGAGAAACTGTCTTGGTTAAACGGTCAGTGGTTGCGTGAGTTAAGCGTTGAAGACTTTGCTCAGCAAGTGCAGCAGTGGGCATTTAATCCTGAATACCTCATGCAAATTGCCCCCCATGTGCAAGGACGGGTAGAAACTTTCAGTGAAATTGCGCCCCTAGCAAACTTTTTCTTTACCGCTGGCGTGCCATTAAATGCTGAGTTATTTGCCCATAAAAAGCTCGATGAGAAGCAAGTGCGTCAAGTGTTGCAGTTTGTGTTGTGGCGTTTAGAGGCGCAGCGTCAGTGGGACAAAGACGCGATTATGGCCTGTATTCATGAGGTTGGTGCGGCGCTTGAGCTAAAATTACGGGATATTATGCCGTTAATGTTCCCGGCGATTACCGGTTCAAGCAGCTCGGTTTCGGTGTTAGATGCCATGGCGATTTTAGGCCCCGACTTAACACGCTTTCGTTTACGCCAAGCCTTAGAGTTTTTAGGCGGCGCATCGAAAAAAGAAACCAAAGAGTGGGAAAAACAGTACAAGCTTGCCTTGGCGTAA
- a CDS encoding DUF368 domain-containing protein has protein sequence MKAAILLFLKGLAMGAADIVPGVSGGTIAFITGIYERLLGAISQAPKAGWWLVQGQFAKAWHTLDANFLLVLFAGIVTSVFSLAGLIHWLLQQHGLLLWAFFFGLIVASCWLVAKQVQRWHWPQFLFLLLGIGLAAYISLAAHISWGSGLLAVFFAGAIAICAMILPGISGSFLLVLMGMYDSIISAVKSLDVVTLGVFALGCLTGILLFAHVLKFTMQHYREVTLSFLLGIMLGSLLKVWPWKETLEWQLNRHGEQVPLQQVPVSPWQYEVLTQLDAQLAGALLLAVLSVLLVLGLEYWSSRLAGAATAPTVR, from the coding sequence ATGAAAGCAGCCATTTTATTATTTCTCAAAGGCCTCGCGATGGGCGCTGCCGACATCGTGCCTGGTGTGTCCGGCGGTACCATTGCTTTTATTACCGGCATTTATGAGCGTTTATTGGGGGCTATCAGTCAGGCACCTAAAGCTGGTTGGTGGCTAGTGCAGGGGCAGTTTGCAAAGGCTTGGCACACCCTCGACGCTAATTTTTTATTGGTGCTGTTTGCCGGTATTGTCACCAGCGTTTTTAGTTTAGCTGGGCTGATCCATTGGTTACTGCAGCAGCATGGCTTATTATTATGGGCATTCTTTTTTGGCTTGATAGTCGCTTCATGTTGGCTGGTGGCTAAGCAAGTTCAGCGCTGGCACTGGCCGCAGTTTTTGTTTTTATTACTGGGAATAGGATTGGCCGCGTATATCAGCTTAGCTGCGCACATTAGTTGGGGTAGTGGCTTGCTGGCCGTTTTTTTTGCCGGCGCCATTGCCATCTGTGCAATGATTTTACCTGGCATCTCCGGCAGTTTTTTACTGGTCTTAATGGGCATGTACGACAGCATTATCAGTGCAGTTAAAAGCTTAGATGTCGTCACCTTAGGGGTGTTTGCCCTGGGTTGCTTAACCGGTATTTTGCTATTTGCTCATGTGCTTAAATTTACTATGCAGCACTACCGTGAGGTAACATTGAGCTTTTTACTGGGTATTATGTTGGGTTCTTTACTGAAGGTGTGGCCTTGGAAAGAAACCTTAGAGTGGCAGCTTAATCGGCATGGAGAGCAGGTGCCGCTGCAACAGGTACCCGTGAGTCCGTGGCAGTATGAAGTGCTCACCCAGTTAGATGCACAGTTAGCCGGCGCACTACTATTAGCCGTGCTCAGCGTGCTATTGGTTTTAGGTTTAGAGTATTGGTCGAGTCGTTTAGCGGGGGCGGCAACAGCCCCGACAGTTCGCTAG
- the truD gene encoding tRNA pseudouridine(13) synthase TruD yields the protein MTEAELLGPRAYGAALGRAWLKSAPLDFQVNEVLDIPFTGEGEHSWLYIEKQQLNTEQVAKRLAEFAQVPVRQVSYAGLKDKQAITRQWFSLQLPGKQSPDFTQLNSEQLKVLQQARHQRKLQRGSHKANQFVITLRQLALDVAPEELEQRLAQISQQGVPNYFGPQRFGREGFNLAFARQFAASHSLPDKRNVRSRLLSTARSFLFNQILAQRVTSGEWNQLISGDILSFTDSASFFPAAEMQADDLRFAQLDTHPTGALWGKGELVSSAQAAAYEHSVAEQEADLASWLAAAGLKQERRNLRLPVKQLTVKWLDTDALQLAFQLPVGCYATVVLRELFELTTAVSE from the coding sequence ATGACTGAAGCCGAATTGTTAGGGCCTCGCGCTTACGGCGCCGCATTAGGTCGTGCATGGCTAAAAAGTGCGCCCCTTGATTTTCAGGTAAATGAAGTGCTTGATATACCCTTCACCGGTGAGGGCGAGCACAGTTGGCTGTATATTGAAAAGCAGCAGCTTAATACCGAGCAGGTAGCTAAGCGCTTAGCTGAGTTTGCTCAGGTACCGGTGCGTCAGGTGAGCTATGCTGGGCTAAAAGATAAGCAGGCAATTACGCGGCAATGGTTTAGCCTACAACTACCTGGTAAGCAGTCGCCTGACTTTACTCAGCTTAATAGTGAGCAGCTAAAGGTGCTGCAGCAAGCCCGGCATCAGCGCAAACTGCAGCGGGGGAGTCATAAAGCGAATCAGTTTGTGATTACTTTAAGGCAGCTGGCCCTTGACGTAGCCCCTGAAGAATTGGAGCAGCGTTTAGCGCAGATCAGTCAACAGGGTGTGCCAAATTATTTTGGCCCGCAACGCTTTGGCCGCGAAGGGTTTAATTTAGCTTTTGCCCGCCAATTTGCCGCCAGCCACAGCCTGCCAGACAAACGTAATGTACGTTCTCGCTTATTGTCTACTGCGCGCAGCTTTTTATTTAATCAAATACTCGCCCAGCGAGTGACTAGCGGTGAGTGGAATCAGTTAATTAGTGGCGATATTTTAAGTTTTACCGATAGTGCTAGCTTTTTTCCTGCAGCCGAAATGCAGGCGGATGATCTACGTTTTGCCCAACTTGATACTCATCCAACAGGCGCTTTATGGGGTAAGGGCGAGTTAGTAAGCAGTGCGCAAGCCGCAGCCTACGAGCACAGTGTCGCTGAACAAGAAGCAGACTTAGCCAGCTGGTTAGCCGCTGCCGGGTTAAAACAAGAACGACGCAATTTGCGCTTGCCGGTTAAGCAGCTAACAGTCAAATGGCTTGATACTGATGCTTTACAATTGGCTTTTCAATTACCGGTTGGCTGTTACGCTACCGTGGTATTACGTGAATTATTTGAGCTAACTACTGCAGTGAGCGAGTAG
- the ispF gene encoding 2-C-methyl-D-erythritol 2,4-cyclodiphosphate synthase, giving the protein MRIGQGYDVHRFGAGDHLTIGGVKIPFSHGFVAHSDGDVLLHALCDALLGACALGDIGRHYPDTDPQFKGADSRQLLKDVMSKVRAKGYQVVNLDLTILAQAPKMAPYIERMCQVIASDLALDVTQVNVKATTTESLGFVGRKEGIAAQAIVLLASV; this is encoded by the coding sequence ATGCGTATTGGACAGGGTTATGATGTGCACCGCTTTGGTGCCGGTGATCATTTAACAATTGGTGGGGTAAAAATCCCTTTTAGTCATGGCTTTGTTGCCCACTCAGATGGCGATGTGCTGTTGCATGCGTTGTGTGATGCGCTGTTAGGCGCTTGTGCACTAGGTGATATAGGCCGTCATTATCCTGATACTGATCCGCAATTTAAAGGTGCCGATAGCCGCCAGTTACTGAAAGATGTGATGAGTAAAGTGCGGGCTAAAGGCTATCAGGTGGTGAATTTAGATCTAACAATTTTAGCTCAGGCACCGAAAATGGCGCCTTATATTGAGCGTATGTGCCAAGTGATTGCCAGCGACTTGGCGCTTGACGTTACCCAGGTTAACGTCAAGGCCACCACTACCGAATCGTTAGGTTTTGTTGGGCGTAAAGAAGGCATTGCAGCCCAGGCCATTGTGCTGTTGGCCAGTGTATGA